AAAAAGTAAAATTAATTTTAGAAACTCACTGGGGTCATTATAATAGGATTTTCAGATATAGGCCACCATTATATTTATAAGTTAAAAAATCTATTATTGTCTAAATTTTAAATTTACGTTAAGATTTCAGCAAATGAAATTGACGATTGAAAATCTTCCTGTTCATGAATTAAAACCCCTTTGTGATTTCAAGTGCCTGGAATTCGGAAAAAATTTTTCAGACTATATGCTGGTTATGACTTATTCGCTTGATAAAGGCTGGCATGAGGCCAAAATAACTCCATTCGCTGATCTTAGCTTTTCTCCGGCCACACTTGTTTTCCATTACGCTCAGGAGATTTTTGAAGGGTTGAAAGCCTACTACAGAGAAGATAAAAAAATCGGACTGTTCAGGCCTCAAGAAAATTTTATCAGAATGAATAACAGTGCCCGACGCATGTGTATGCCCGAACTGGATATCGATTTTGTTATGGACTCCTTACTGGAACTGCTGAGGATGGACCAACGCTGGGTACCACCTATGGCCGGTGCCAGTCTTTATATCAGGCCGACTATGATCGGCATTGACCCCATCATCGGGCTCAGGCCGTCGGACAGCTATCTGTTTTACATCATTTTAAGTCCGGTAGCGGCTTATTACAAATCTTCAGGTGAAGGGCAAAAAATCTTGGTAGAAGACAAATTTGTACGCGCAGTACCAGGTGGAGTGGGCGACGCTAAAACCGGAGCCAATTATGCAGCTTCATTGCTGGCAGGAGAAGAAGCGAAAAAAAGAGGATTTACACAGGTAGTCTGGCTGGATGGAGTACACCGCAAATATGTGGAAGAAGTAGGCACCAGTAATATTTTCTTTGTCTACGGCGACAAAATACTTACCCCGGCCCTTAACGGCAGCATTTTACCCGGTATCACCAGAAAAAGCGTAATCGAACTGCTGCAACACTGGAAAATGGATGTTGAAGAAACAGCACTGGATATTAATCAAATTGTTAAGGATATCAAAGACGGCAAAGTGACCGAATGCTTCAGCACAGGTACGGCTGTTGTAGTGAGTCCGATAAACAGCCTGCATTATAAAAACAAAGATCATGATATCAAAGGCCGGCAAACAGGGCCTGTTACACAAAAAATCTATGATGAACTAACTGGTATTCAATACGGTCGCAAAAAAGATCCCTTCGGCTGGACAGTAATTATCTAATCAGACCTGATTGTCTATCTCTCTGATAATCGGAATTATATAGCCTTCTCTGGTTGTAGGTTTATTATGATGATTAAGAACAGTATTTACAATTTCGGGGTCTTCTTCAAAAGTCATCAGCAGTCTGGCCCCTGTTTCACCATGATGCAGAAGGGTCCACAATACTCTTCTGAACCTCAGTTTGGAATTCTCCCGGGCCAGATTGCCAAGCAGTTTGCCATTTCCAAATTTTTCCAACAGTACATAAAGTATTCTATGAAATAACGCTATTTTCATCCAGGCTTTACCCGCGTCATGCATCAAAGCTGCACGAATAAGTTTGTTCTTATCAATCTCCTGGGCTACGTGATTGCGGTTCAAACACTTATGGGCCAGTAACAAACTGTGTTTCTGGTCAACAACCTGCATACGATAAAAAATGATTTGTTCCTGCTTGGTAAGATATTGCCTGATAAACTCTACATCGGAATAAGTAAGTTTACTTCTTACAGCCTGCCGGAATTGCTTGAACCTGTACCAGGACTGCTTAAATGTCATGTCAGTGCCGGAAGTGTCTCATGCCGGTAAAAACCATTGCAACATTCAATTCATCCGATTTTTTTATACTGTCTTCATCTCGCACTGAACCACCCGGTTGAATTATAGCTCCAATTCCGGCTTTGGCAGCCAGTTCCACATTATCGGCAAAAGGGAAATATGCATCTGAAACCAGCACGCT
The nucleotide sequence above comes from Candidatus Margulisiibacteriota bacterium. Encoded proteins:
- a CDS encoding branched-chain amino acid aminotransferase, whose amino-acid sequence is MKLTIENLPVHELKPLCDFKCLEFGKNFSDYMLVMTYSLDKGWHEAKITPFADLSFSPATLVFHYAQEIFEGLKAYYREDKKIGLFRPQENFIRMNNSARRMCMPELDIDFVMDSLLELLRMDQRWVPPMAGASLYIRPTMIGIDPIIGLRPSDSYLFYIILSPVAAYYKSSGEGQKILVEDKFVRAVPGGVGDAKTGANYAASLLAGEEAKKRGFTQVVWLDGVHRKYVEEVGTSNIFFVYGDKILTPALNGSILPGITRKSVIELLQHWKMDVEETALDINQIVKDIKDGKVTECFSTGTAVVVSPINSLHYKNKDHDIKGRQTGPVTQKIYDELTGIQYGRKKDPFGWTVII
- a CDS encoding HDIG domain-containing protein, which gives rise to MTFKQSWYRFKQFRQAVRSKLTYSDVEFIRQYLTKQEQIIFYRMQVVDQKHSLLLAHKCLNRNHVAQEIDKNKLIRAALMHDAGKAWMKIALFHRILYVLLEKFGNGKLLGNLARENSKLRFRRVLWTLLHHGETGARLLMTFEEDPEIVNTVLNHHNKPTTREGYIIPIIREIDNQV